The window TACTATCAGGCCTACCGCATCGATCATGTTCTGGGCTTTTTCAGGATTTGGGCGTCTTCGAGGGACGACAACTCCGCTGCATTGGGCCGCTATGTCCCTTATAAGCCCATCACCGCAAAAGAGCTTTCGGATCTCGGTTTTGACGAAAGCCGCATACGCTGGATCTCCCAGCCCCATATCCCCACAGGGGAAGTGTGGAATGCCCTTAAGGCAGGCTGGGGCCAGGAATTCCGGGACGCCGACATAGCCGCTGCAGCAGAGCATGCCTTTTCGGCAGCCCTGGATCGCATAGGCAGCGAGGAACTCTGGCTCTTCAAAAAAGACATAAAAGGCGAAAAGGATATTTGGGCCCTGGACATACATCAGGCTGCCAAAGCCTACCTTGCCAAAGCCTGGGGCAACAGGCTCTTTTTGGAATACGAAAAAGGCAAATTCTTCCCCGTCTGGTTCATGCGCCAAAACCGCGCGTACCCTACCCTCAATGGGGACGAAAAGGGCAGGCTCGAAGCCTTCCTCGAAAAGAAACGGGTAGAGTCTGAAAAGGTATGGGAAGCAGAAGGCCAAAAGCTCCTTTCAACCTTGACCGAGTCATCGTCCATGCTGCCCTGCGCCGAGGATCTCGGGGCTGTCCCCGACTGCGTCCCCCGGACGCTTGCCAAGCTCAAGATACTTGGGCTTAGGGTGGTCCGCTGGCACCGTCAATGGGACAGGGAGGGCCAGCCTTATGTCCCCTTCGAGGATTACCCGGAGCTGAGCGTCTGCACCCCTGCGGTGCATGACAGTTCCACCCTGCGGGAATGGTGGGACAAGGAAGCCGACCAGAACCAGTTTGCGGGGTTCATCGGCTTTCCATCCCTGCCCAAGGTATACAACCCTGGCACGGCCAAGATCATGCTCCACAAAATAGCAGCTTCAGCCTCGCGCTTCAGGGTTTTCCAGATCCAGGATCTGCTCCACCTTTCCAACAAGTGGTATGCCCAGGATGCCGGCTCAGAACGCATAAACGTGCCTGGCACCACCAACGAGTTCAACTGGACCTATAGGCTCCCCGCTTCCATCAAGGCGATCTCCATGGACGAGGATCTGATTAAGGCCGTCTCCGAGCTGGCGGATGCAAAACCTGTGGTGAAAAAAGGCGCCAGGAAGGCCTAAAACAAAGGCGTTTTTTTTTGAATAATAGCAATCTCACTTGTTTTTCCGCCATATCGGGCCCGATTCGGATGTTCCCGCCGGGGACATCGGGGTCGGAGGCAGGGAAATCGGTTTCCTCTATGGTCAGTACAAGAAGCTCACCAATACCTTTGTCGGGGTTCTTACCGGGAAGGGGCTGAACTACGGAGGTTCGCTGGCCCGTACCGAGGCCACTGGATACGGCCTCGTGTACTTTACCACCCGCATGCTCCAGGACAGGAAAACCGACTGGAAGGGCAAGCGGGTAGTGATATCCGGATCGGGCAATGTAGCCATCCATGCCACGCAGAAAGCCCAATCCCTGGGGGCAAAGGTCATCGCCGTGGCCGACACCATGATCGCCCAGGGGGTAGTATAGTTGCACGGATTAGTCCGCCGTGCTTCGCTCCGCGACTGCCGAGAGTTCCTCCAGGGCCTGCCTTAAGGTAAGGGTCATGTTCAGCATTTCGTTGTAACTGATTTTGACTTCCGAGGAAAGGGCCTTGAGGTTTTCCAGGGCGGAGGTAATTTCAGTGCTTCCGGACGAAAGCTCGCCGAAGGTGCTGATCAACTCCGCCATGGTTTCGGCAAAACTGTGGATCTCGCTGGACATTTGGGCGATGTGGTTTTCGGTTTCGCCTGAGCGGGTGGATGTTACTTTTATCCCCTTGATGATATTGGAAAGGGTCACGGATATGTTTTGGGAATTGGCCCGGGTGTCTTCCGAGAGGCGGCGGATTTCCCCTGCCACTACCGAGAAGCCCCGCCCCGCATCCCCTGCATGGGCGGCCTCAATCGCCGCATTCATAGAAAGCAGGTTCGTGTTGGACGCGATGCCGCTGATAAGCTTGATGGTCGAAGAGACACCGTCCACGGATTTGGCGATATCCTCTACTGCCTGAATCGTTTCCCGCATGGAGCCTTGCCCCCTGGCGGCGACATCGACCAGGCCCTGGAGGTCGTCACGTTTCTTCTGGGAAACCTCGGAGGTCTTATGGATGGACGAAACCATTTCCCCAACAGCCGCAGAGGAATGATCCACTGATTCCGACTGCTTTGCCATCTTCGAGCTCACTACATCCACCAGGGAGTTGATGCTGTCGATGACCGACAGGGACTTGCCAATTTGCTTTTTCATCTCCACATTCAGTTCGGCGAGCTTGTCCTGTTTGTTCAGCAGGAAGAGATTATAGTGGAGGCAGTTTTTGGGCACATTGAGTTTGTTGAAGATCGCCTTGGCCATGCGCTTGCAGGAACCGTAACCGCAGGCATTGCAGTCATAAATGTCGTCCTCAGAGTATTTCCCGATTTTTTTGTAGACCTCGGTAAGTTCCGCAGGGCTTGGCTCCCGGATGGTATAATTGCCGGATAAATCCACATAGTTCCTGCCGTATAAGCCAGGTTTCCAGTATTTGTTCAGTACCTTGGCAAGCTCCTTACGGGATTTTTTTTGGGATTTAAGGGTATATTTTTTCTCCGCTTCCACTGCCCGTTGTTGTATGG is drawn from Leadbettera azotonutricia ZAS-9 and contains these coding sequences:
- a CDS encoding 4-alpha-glucanotransferase, whose protein sequence is MAEKQDTNRRLIGTVIPVGALRGEKSIGVGEFPDLVEFGSLCARMGIGLIQLLPVNDTGYQSSPYSALTAFALHPIYLRLGDLPEATSFAAKIKALGEKYNNETRYPYEAILRDKMALLREVYAASEKDIAAKAKTGSPLSNWIEANSWVKAYAVFRRLKEANGEKSWKEWKTHQKISAPEIEALWKDAKLKGEHLFWAWIQEGLDKQFRLAAAALSKLGIILEGDLPILMNEDSCDVWAHPEIFYQNLSAGAPPDMYSPDGQNWGFPTYDWQAQAKDGYTWWKKRLQAAEKYYQAYRIDHVLGFFRIWASSRDDNSAALGRYVPYKPITAKELSDLGFDESRIRWISQPHIPTGEVWNALKAGWGQEFRDADIAAAAEHAFSAALDRIGSEELWLFKKDIKGEKDIWALDIHQAAKAYLAKAWGNRLFLEYEKGKFFPVWFMRQNRAYPTLNGDEKGRLEAFLEKKRVESEKVWEAEGQKLLSTLTESSSMLPCAEDLGAVPDCVPRTLAKLKILGLRVVRWHRQWDREGQPYVPFEDYPELSVCTPAVHDSSTLREWWDKEADQNQFAGFIGFPSLPKVYNPGTAKIMLHKIAASASRFRVFQIQDLLHLSNKWYAQDAGSERINVPGTTNEFNWTYRLPASIKAISMDEDLIKAVSELADAKPVVKKGARKA
- a CDS encoding Glu/Leu/Phe/Val dehydrogenase dimerization domain-containing protein; amino-acid sequence: MFFRHIGPDSDVPAGDIGVGGREIGFLYGQYKKLTNTFVGVLTGKGLNYGGSLARTEATGYGLVYFTTRMLQDRKTDWKGKRVVISGSGNVAIHATQKAQSLGAKVIAVADTMIAQGVV
- a CDS encoding [Fe-Fe] hydrogenase large subunit C-terminal domain-containing protein, with translation MSGTKLTPVIKVDDEKCVNCYACVAACPVKYCMDGTGDAPKINHDLCIGCGNCITSCKRGARSFFDNGDAFFRDLGRGEKIVAIVAPAAASNFEGRYLNLNGYLKSLGVQAVFDVSFGAELTVLSYVNYMKEKKPSLVISQPCPAIVTYIELFVPSLLPMLAPADSPMLHTIRMIKEYYPQYRNHKVAVISPCIAKRREFDETGLGDYNVTFITIKGQLEKEKKDLASCKAMEYDNPEAERAVTFPMPGGLLRTADREVPGIWEQTRKIEGPEAIYPYLDHLADSLKKGGHQSVSFVDCLNCEKGCNGGPGTGFWEEPQNELEYPIQQRAVEAEKKYTLKSQKKSRKELAKVLNKYWKPGLYGRNYVDLSGNYTIREPSPAELTEVYKKIGKYSEDDIYDCNACGYGSCKRMAKAIFNKLNVPKNCLHYNLFLLNKQDKLAELNVEMKKQIGKSLSVIDSINSLVDVVSSKMAKQSESVDHSSAAVGEMVSSIHKTSEVSQKKRDDLQGLVDVAARGQGSMRETIQAVEDIAKSVDGVSSTIKLISGIASNTNLLSMNAAIEAAHAGDAGRGFSVVAGEIRRLSEDTRANSQNISVTLSNIIKGIKVTSTRSGETENHIAQMSSEIHSFAETMAELISTFGELSSGSTEITSALENLKALSSEVKISYNEMLNMTLTLRQALEELSAVAERSTAD